A stretch of the Lactuca sativa cultivar Salinas chromosome 9, Lsat_Salinas_v11, whole genome shotgun sequence genome encodes the following:
- the LOC111912741 gene encoding rab GTPase-activating protein 22 isoform X1 — MNILWKDPGLPTDSFYEVRAECTDVPKTKFKIKSGKTLSVRKWQSSFSPEGHLDIGQTLGRIYRGGIHPTIRGEVWEFLLGCFDPKSTYEERKEIRLTRREEYGRLKELCTYMFPLVGSGKFITAPVITEDGTPTQDPIVLLEANPEKLMTPTTQATINSGKEISVPKEEDNKIIQWKLTLHQIGLDVVRTDRTLVFYEKQENLSKLWDVLSVYAWFDKEVGYGQGMSDLCSPMIMLLEDEADAFWCFERLMRRLRGNFKCVGASVGVESQLCNLANVIQVVDPKLHQHLGTFLTTFLHFLFIIIKMLKKTNINTNADHLGGGDYLFAFRMLMVLFRRELSFGDSLYLWEMMWALEYDPDLYNLYEEPDSDRPEDAKAKPKSSRQCGKFEREILRSGAKDEETLPISVFLVASVLKEKSVKLLTEAKGLDDVVKILNDTSGNLDAKKSCSGAMKLHKKYLKKVKLEKAAS, encoded by the exons ATGAATATATTGTGGAAAGACCCAGGGCTTCCGACAGATTCATTCTATGAGGTTCGAGCTGAATGCACCGATGTTCCTAAAACTAAATTTAAAATCAAG TCGGGGAAGACTCTTAGTGTAAGGAAATGGCAATCATCATTCAGTCCAGAAGGTCATCTCGATATAGGCCAAACCCTTGGTCGAATTTATCGTGGT GGGATACATCCAACGATTAGAGGAGAAGTATGGGAATTTTTACTCGGTTGTTTTGATCCCAAGAGTACATATGAGGAGAGAAAAGAGATACGCCTAACAAGAAG AGAAGAATATGGAAGACTAAAAGAACTATGCACATACATGTTTCCACTTGTTGGAAGTGGCAAGTTTATAACTGCTCCTGTGATAACAGAAGATGGAACCCCAACTCAAGATCCAATAGTGCTTCTAGAAGCAAACCCTGAGAAACTTATGACACCAACAACTCAAGCAACAA TTAATTCAGGCAAAGAAATATCTGTCCCAAAGGAAGAAGACAATAAGATAATCCAATGGAAACTTACCCTACATCAAATAG GTCTTGATGTGGTTCGAACAGATAGGACACTTGTGTTTTATGAAAAGCAGGAGAATTTGTCAAAATTGTGGGATGTTCTTTCGGTGTATGCGTGGTTTGATAAAGAAGTCGGTTATGGTCAAG GAATGAGTGATCTTTGTTCTCCTATGATTATGCTTCTTGAAGATGAAGCAGATGCATTTTGGTGCTTTGAACGTTTAATGCGTAGAttg AGAGGGAATTTCAAATGCGTAGGGGCATCTGTTGGGGTTGAGTCAcaactttgcaatttagcaaatgtTATTCAAGTTGTTGACCCTAAGCTTCATCAACACTTGGGTACTTTCTTAACAACTTTTTTACATtttctttttataataataaaaatgctaaaaaaaactaatattaaCACAAATGCAGATCACCTAGGTGGTGGTGATTATTTATTCGCATTCAGAATGCTTATGGTGTTGTTCAGAAGAGAACTTTCTTTTGGTGATTCTTTGTATTTATGGGag ATGATGTGGGCTTTGGAGTATGATCCTGATCTTTACAATTTATATGAAGAACCTGATTCTGATAGACCTGAAGATGCTAAAGCAAAACCAAAATCATCACGACAATGTGGCAAATTTGAAAGGGAAATTTTGAGAAGTGGGGCTAAAGATGAAGAAACTCTCCCCATTTCTGTGTTTCTTGTTGCAAGTGTCCTCAAGGAGAAAAGTGTCAAATTGCTCACCGAAGCCAAGGGACTCGATGATGTTGTCAAG
- the LOC111912741 gene encoding rab GTPase-activating protein 22 isoform X2, which produces MNILWKDPGLPTDSFYEVRAECTDVPKTKFKIKSGKTLSVRKWQSSFSPEGHLDIGQTLGRIYRGGIHPTIRGEVWEFLLGCFDPKSTYEERKEIRLTRREEYGRLKELCTYMFPLVGSGKFITAPVITEDGTPTQDPIVLLEANPEKLMTPTTQATINSGKEISVPKEEDNKIIQWKLTLHQIGLDVVRTDRTLVFYEKQENLSKLWDVLSVYAWFDKEVGYGQGMSDLCSPMIMLLEDEADAFWCFERLMRRLRGNFKCVGASVGVESQLCNLANVIQVVDPKLHQHLDHLGGGDYLFAFRMLMVLFRRELSFGDSLYLWEMMWALEYDPDLYNLYEEPDSDRPEDAKAKPKSSRQCGKFEREILRSGAKDEETLPISVFLVASVLKEKSVKLLTEAKGLDDVVKILNDTSGNLDAKKSCSGAMKLHKKYLKKVKLEKAAS; this is translated from the exons ATGAATATATTGTGGAAAGACCCAGGGCTTCCGACAGATTCATTCTATGAGGTTCGAGCTGAATGCACCGATGTTCCTAAAACTAAATTTAAAATCAAG TCGGGGAAGACTCTTAGTGTAAGGAAATGGCAATCATCATTCAGTCCAGAAGGTCATCTCGATATAGGCCAAACCCTTGGTCGAATTTATCGTGGT GGGATACATCCAACGATTAGAGGAGAAGTATGGGAATTTTTACTCGGTTGTTTTGATCCCAAGAGTACATATGAGGAGAGAAAAGAGATACGCCTAACAAGAAG AGAAGAATATGGAAGACTAAAAGAACTATGCACATACATGTTTCCACTTGTTGGAAGTGGCAAGTTTATAACTGCTCCTGTGATAACAGAAGATGGAACCCCAACTCAAGATCCAATAGTGCTTCTAGAAGCAAACCCTGAGAAACTTATGACACCAACAACTCAAGCAACAA TTAATTCAGGCAAAGAAATATCTGTCCCAAAGGAAGAAGACAATAAGATAATCCAATGGAAACTTACCCTACATCAAATAG GTCTTGATGTGGTTCGAACAGATAGGACACTTGTGTTTTATGAAAAGCAGGAGAATTTGTCAAAATTGTGGGATGTTCTTTCGGTGTATGCGTGGTTTGATAAAGAAGTCGGTTATGGTCAAG GAATGAGTGATCTTTGTTCTCCTATGATTATGCTTCTTGAAGATGAAGCAGATGCATTTTGGTGCTTTGAACGTTTAATGCGTAGAttg AGAGGGAATTTCAAATGCGTAGGGGCATCTGTTGGGGTTGAGTCAcaactttgcaatttagcaaatgtTATTCAAGTTGTTGACCCTAAGCTTCATCAACACTTGG ATCACCTAGGTGGTGGTGATTATTTATTCGCATTCAGAATGCTTATGGTGTTGTTCAGAAGAGAACTTTCTTTTGGTGATTCTTTGTATTTATGGGag ATGATGTGGGCTTTGGAGTATGATCCTGATCTTTACAATTTATATGAAGAACCTGATTCTGATAGACCTGAAGATGCTAAAGCAAAACCAAAATCATCACGACAATGTGGCAAATTTGAAAGGGAAATTTTGAGAAGTGGGGCTAAAGATGAAGAAACTCTCCCCATTTCTGTGTTTCTTGTTGCAAGTGTCCTCAAGGAGAAAAGTGTCAAATTGCTCACCGAAGCCAAGGGACTCGATGATGTTGTCAAG